One stretch of Janibacter limosus DNA includes these proteins:
- a CDS encoding SDR family NAD(P)-dependent oxidoreductase produces MKRPELVVAGGTAVVTGAAGGMGEHIAKGLARRGADLVILDRDADGLARVVADIGRETPGARVTSHVVDLADRAAADAVIARIRDAHPGVTMLFNNAGVAVGGRFTQVDAEDFDWLLEINLLVPIRFTRALLPLMLENGEGQVVNTSSLFGLVGPPGQSAYCTSKFGLRGFSESLRSELEEEGKPVGVTVVHPGGIRTNIAVNARVAGGVDPAEAERNRRAFAKMLSFPADKAAEEIIEAAVARRPRLLIGNDAKALDTMARISPSRYWSVMSRAMALAAKRK; encoded by the coding sequence ATGAAGCGCCCCGAGCTGGTCGTCGCGGGCGGGACCGCCGTCGTCACCGGTGCCGCCGGTGGCATGGGCGAGCACATCGCCAAGGGCCTGGCCCGTAGGGGCGCCGACCTCGTCATCCTCGACCGTGATGCCGACGGGCTGGCCCGGGTCGTCGCCGACATCGGTCGGGAGACGCCGGGTGCCCGGGTGACGAGCCACGTCGTCGACCTCGCCGACCGCGCCGCCGCGGACGCGGTCATCGCGCGCATCCGTGACGCACACCCGGGCGTGACGATGCTCTTCAACAACGCCGGTGTGGCCGTCGGTGGACGCTTCACCCAGGTGGACGCCGAGGACTTCGACTGGCTGCTCGAGATCAACCTGCTCGTGCCGATCCGCTTCACCCGGGCCCTGCTGCCGCTGATGCTGGAGAACGGCGAGGGCCAGGTGGTCAACACCTCCAGCCTCTTCGGACTCGTCGGCCCGCCAGGCCAGAGCGCCTACTGCACGAGCAAGTTCGGCCTGCGCGGGTTCAGCGAGTCGCTGCGCAGCGAGCTCGAGGAGGAGGGCAAGCCGGTCGGTGTCACCGTCGTTCACCCCGGGGGGATCCGGACCAACATCGCGGTCAACGCGCGCGTGGCCGGCGGGGTCGACCCCGCGGAGGCGGAGCGCAACCGCAGGGCCTTCGCCAAGATGCTCAGCTTCCCCGCGGACAAGGCAGCCGAGGAGATCATCGAGGCCGCCGTCGCCCGCAGGCCCCGGCTGCTCATCGGCAACGACGCCAAGGCGCTCGACACGATGGCGCGGATCTCCCCTTCGCGCTACTGGTCGGTCATGAGCCGTGCGATGGCCCTGGCGGCAAAGCGGAAGTAG
- a CDS encoding flavin-containing monooxygenase — translation MTAAPEGHAPEDIARTELPGRVDVLVVGAGLSGIGAAHRIREVNPGIELAILEARAATGGTWDLFRYPGVRSDSDMFTLSFPFRPWEGRKAIAAGGDILDYIRATAHESGLEELIHTGHRAVAASWSSDEQEWTVEVDTPTGRRQVRAGFIHLGSGYYNYEQAHDAGFEGVEDFRGTVVHPQFWPQDLDHAGKRVVVIGSGATAVTVVPAMAETAAHVTMLQRTPSYVFGQPGVDPFVQMLRRRLSPAAVQKAARVKNLGMQYFLYELSRRRPKAANKIALTELRRHLPKDVVDEHFTRRTTCGTSACAPCLTVTSTA, via the coding sequence ATGACTGCCGCGCCCGAAGGACACGCCCCCGAGGACATCGCCCGCACCGAGCTGCCGGGGCGGGTCGACGTGCTCGTCGTCGGCGCCGGCCTGTCGGGCATCGGGGCCGCCCACCGCATCCGCGAGGTCAATCCCGGCATCGAGCTGGCGATCCTCGAGGCGCGGGCGGCGACCGGGGGCACCTGGGACCTCTTCCGCTACCCGGGCGTGCGCTCGGACTCCGACATGTTCACCTTGTCCTTCCCCTTCCGCCCGTGGGAGGGGCGCAAGGCGATCGCCGCGGGCGGCGACATCCTCGACTACATCCGCGCGACCGCGCACGAGTCGGGCCTCGAGGAGCTGATCCACACGGGGCACCGGGCGGTCGCGGCGAGCTGGTCGAGCGACGAGCAGGAGTGGACCGTCGAGGTCGACACCCCGACCGGGCGCCGGCAGGTGCGCGCCGGGTTCATCCACCTGGGCAGCGGCTACTACAACTACGAGCAGGCGCACGACGCGGGCTTCGAGGGGGTCGAGGACTTCCGCGGGACCGTGGTCCACCCGCAGTTCTGGCCGCAGGACCTCGACCACGCGGGCAAGCGGGTCGTCGTCATCGGCTCCGGCGCCACGGCCGTGACCGTCGTGCCTGCGATGGCCGAGACCGCCGCGCACGTGACGATGCTGCAACGCACCCCGAGCTATGTCTTCGGTCAGCCGGGCGTCGACCCCTTCGTCCAGATGCTGCGTCGCCGGCTCAGCCCCGCTGCCGTGCAGAAGGCAGCACGGGTGAAGAACCTCGGCATGCAGTACTTCCTCTACGAGCTCTCCCGGCGGCGTCCGAAGGCGGCCAACAAGATCGCCCTGACCGAGCTGCGCAGGCACCTGCCCAAGGACGTCGTCGACGAGCACTTCACCCGCCGTACGACGTGTGGGACCAGCGCCTGTGCGCCGTGCCTGACGGTGACCTCTACAGCGTGA
- a CDS encoding hemerythrin domain-containing protein: MIGRFTAEHEELINATGLLRRAAAVGATDEVVELVDEVATLLAPHTDAEEAGLFTVLRRDEDFIPYIDSLCREHATLDELLARLRAGKLDLADRFYADLRSHIEREEDGLFPASLTTLRGDDWDEVDALTAAAVPATSAPPPAAL; the protein is encoded by the coding sequence ATGATCGGCCGCTTCACCGCTGAGCACGAGGAGCTGATCAACGCGACCGGCCTGCTGCGGCGCGCGGCAGCGGTCGGCGCCACCGACGAGGTCGTCGAGCTCGTCGACGAGGTGGCCACGCTGCTGGCGCCGCACACCGACGCGGAGGAGGCAGGGCTCTTCACCGTCCTGCGGCGGGACGAGGACTTCATCCCGTACATCGACTCCCTGTGCAGGGAGCACGCCACCCTCGACGAGCTGCTGGCCCGGCTGCGGGCGGGCAAGCTCGACCTCGCCGACCGGTTCTACGCGGACCTGCGCTCGCACATCGAGCGCGAGGAGGACGGCCTCTTCCCGGCCTCGCTCACGACTCTGCGCGGCGACGACTGGGACGAGGTCGACGCCCTCACCGCTGCCGCCGTCCCCGCCACCTCCGCCCCACCACCAGCTGCACTGTGA
- a CDS encoding helix-turn-helix transcriptional regulator yields MKNNPLGPRPAPEADPDDLGAAGLVLAAIRGAAHPLRVGEIARTVGSHDNTVRGHLATLIDLGLVESETAPVQGRGRPAVLYSAGPRPGVRIDEYRSLAGTFAADLVTQGSGPQVRERARRIGRTWGESLTPPPAKGAAPPDLDGVLAELGFGPQRDADVVRLTTCPLLDLAVANPDVICQVHLGLVDGIIDRGEGDAEAELTPFAEPGACLLRVPRPA; encoded by the coding sequence GTGAAAAATAATCCCCTCGGCCCGCGTCCCGCCCCCGAGGCGGACCCGGATGATCTCGGTGCCGCCGGGCTCGTCCTGGCCGCCATCCGTGGGGCGGCGCACCCCCTGCGGGTCGGTGAGATCGCGCGGACCGTCGGCTCGCACGACAACACCGTGCGCGGGCATCTGGCGACCCTCATCGATCTCGGTCTGGTCGAGTCCGAGACGGCCCCGGTGCAGGGCCGTGGGCGCCCCGCGGTGCTCTACTCGGCTGGGCCCCGACCAGGCGTGCGCATCGACGAGTACCGCTCCCTCGCAGGGACCTTCGCCGCAGATCTGGTCACGCAGGGGAGCGGCCCGCAGGTGCGCGAGCGGGCCCGTCGGATCGGCCGGACCTGGGGCGAGAGCCTGACCCCACCGCCGGCGAAGGGAGCCGCCCCGCCGGATCTCGACGGCGTCCTGGCCGAGCTCGGGTTCGGGCCGCAGCGCGACGCGGACGTGGTCCGCCTGACCACCTGCCCCCTGCTCGACCTGGCGGTCGCCAACCCCGACGTCATCTGCCAGGTCCACCTGGGTCTCGTCGACGGGATCATCGACCGGGGCGAGGGTGACGCGGAGGCCGAGCTCACCCCCTTCGCCGAGCCCGGTGCGTGCCTGCTGCGGGTGCCGCGACCCGCGTAG
- a CDS encoding DUF2249 domain-containing protein produces MTETNLQMAEEIPALDVRPIPRSIRHATVIGALSAIRPGRSLDLVAPHDPQPLLRQVEGLEPGVWSVEYLVEGPEAWTLRLTRAA; encoded by the coding sequence ATGACTGAGACCAACCTCCAGATGGCCGAGGAGATCCCCGCCCTCGACGTGCGCCCGATCCCGCGCTCCATCCGGCACGCGACCGTCATCGGAGCCCTCTCGGCCATCCGCCCGGGCCGCTCGCTCGACCTCGTCGCGCCGCACGACCCGCAGCCCCTGCTGCGCCAGGTCGAGGGCCTCGAGCCGGGCGTCTGGTCGGTCGAGTACCTCGTCGAGGGTCCCGAGGCCTGGACCCTGCGCCTGACCCGCGCAGCCTGA